In a single window of the Cydia strobilella chromosome 13, ilCydStro3.1, whole genome shotgun sequence genome:
- the LOC134746874 gene encoding uncharacterized protein LOC134746874: MPTEVPGALRQGHMNTSVVKKKIMSMMMQSLYSAQERLGPLGPIVAKYGQLTPYRMAFIFLKLDQLIHESHSITMYINRQSRNPHMTITKRLQMYSQLVRRSIDVTYLVDYIMERVPRDQVVRIRQQLIRHEQEKLMKDLVLYGKTTTKLLQRPRS; the protein is encoded by the exons ATGCCGACTGAGGTCCCAGGCGCGCTTCGCCAAGGTCATATGAACACCAGCGTTGTCAAAAAGAAAATCATGAGTATGATGATGCAATCTTTGTACTCGGCGCAG GAGCGACTCGGGCCCCTAGGGCCAATCGTGGCCAAGTACGGTCAACTGACCCCCTACCGCATGGCCTTCATCTTTTTGAAGCTGGATCAGCTGATTCACGAGAGCCATTCTATCACGATGTACATAAATAGACA GTCTCGCAACCCCCACATGACGATAACGAAACGCCTGCAGATGTACTCGCAGCTCGTGCGGAGGAGTATAGACGTTACTTACCTG GTGGACTACATAATGGAGAGAGTACCCAGAGACCAGGTGGTCAGGATCCGGCAGCAGCTCATCCGACACGAGCAGGAGAAGCTGATGAAGGATCTCGTCCTTTACGGCAAGACCACCACTAAACTGTTGCAGAGACCAAGGTCTTAA